In Hydrogenovibrio thermophilus, the following are encoded in one genomic region:
- a CDS encoding LapA family protein: protein MSRILSLIITLLFLSAGLILGVLNPAIVPFDVFWTQIEIPLSLLLAIAVVIGMLLAGFYAFSQLIKLKWELRRSEKNNKKQMDEIISLKKDILDLQKKQPESADASTSLEMLSKP, encoded by the coding sequence ATGTCTCGAATTCTTTCACTGATCATCACGCTGTTATTCCTTTCTGCCGGTTTGATTTTAGGGGTCCTTAACCCAGCCATCGTTCCATTCGATGTTTTTTGGACTCAAATCGAAATTCCGCTTTCATTATTATTGGCCATTGCCGTGGTTATCGGTATGCTGTTGGCGGGCTTTTACGCCTTTTCACAATTGATTAAGTTAAAGTGGGAACTGAGACGTTCCGAAAAAAACAATAAAAAACAAATGGATGAAATCATCAGTTTGAAAAAAGACATTCTCGATTTGCAGAAAAAACAACCGGAAAGCGCTGATGCGTCAACCTCACTTGAAATGCTTTCCAAACCTTGA
- a CDS encoding integration host factor subunit beta, with product MTKSELIELIARKQTQFSQKDVELAINQILDSMIDTLSEGDRIEIRGFGSFSLHHRKARMGRNPKTGEKVQLTAKRVPHFKPGKSLRDRVDESKDFTDIIG from the coding sequence ATGACGAAGTCAGAATTAATTGAATTGATAGCCCGAAAGCAGACTCAGTTTAGTCAAAAGGATGTGGAACTGGCGATCAACCAAATCTTAGACTCGATGATAGACACTTTATCAGAAGGCGACAGAATTGAAATTCGTGGCTTTGGAAGTTTCAGTCTCCATCACCGAAAAGCACGCATGGGCCGAAACCCGAAAACGGGAGAGAAAGTCCAGTTAACTGCAAAACGTGTGCCGCACTTCAAGCCAGGTAAATCCTTGCGGGATCGTGTGGATGAGTCAAAGGATTTTACCGATATTATCGGTTAA
- the rpsA gene encoding 30S ribosomal protein S1: MSELSFAELFEQSLQEDKFQTGSLIIGKVVGIDKETVLVDAGMKSESAIPKSQFEDASGELEVAVGDDVEVYLETLEDGFGETRLSREKAKRAKTWDRLEAALEDSETVTGTVTGKVKGGLTVDVEGVRGFLPGSLVDVRPIRDFGFLEGKEVELKLVKLDRKRNNVVVSRRAVIEAENSVEREALLANMEEGSVLNGIVKNLTDYGAFIDLGGIDGLLHITDMAWRRVNHPSEVIQVGDEIEVKVLKFDREKNRVSLGMKQLQEDPWTDMVARYPIGSEIMGKVANITDYGAFIEIEDGIEGLVHTSELDWTNRNIHPSKVVHLGQEVKVKILDVDQERRRISLSIKQCTVNPWEAFSATHAKGDKITGSIKSITDFGIFIGLDGNIDGLVHLTDISWSQSGEEAVREFKKGDELETVILSIDPERERISLGLKQLEQDPFGEFVAENGKNSIVTGTVKSVDEKGAVVDLAEEVEGYLRASELEEDTRDASSVLKVGDSVEAKITNVDRKNRSVSLSVKAKAAQEEANAVKDYSANQPQAQNTLGDLLKGQLSSEE, from the coding sequence ATGAGTGAATTATCTTTCGCTGAATTATTTGAGCAGTCTTTGCAAGAAGACAAATTCCAAACCGGTTCTTTGATTATCGGTAAAGTTGTTGGTATCGATAAAGAAACCGTTTTGGTTGACGCAGGTATGAAATCTGAGTCAGCGATTCCTAAGAGCCAATTTGAAGATGCCAGCGGTGAGCTGGAAGTGGCTGTCGGGGATGACGTTGAAGTCTATCTTGAGACTTTGGAAGACGGTTTCGGTGAAACACGTCTTTCTCGTGAAAAAGCGAAACGCGCTAAGACTTGGGATCGTTTGGAAGCGGCTCTTGAAGATAGCGAAACCGTTACCGGTACGGTTACTGGTAAAGTTAAAGGTGGTCTTACAGTTGATGTTGAAGGTGTTCGAGGATTCCTTCCGGGTTCACTTGTGGATGTCCGCCCAATTCGCGACTTCGGCTTCTTGGAAGGTAAAGAAGTTGAATTGAAACTGGTCAAGCTTGACCGTAAACGTAACAACGTTGTCGTTTCTCGTCGTGCCGTTATTGAAGCTGAAAACTCTGTTGAGCGTGAAGCGCTTCTGGCCAATATGGAAGAAGGTTCTGTATTGAACGGTATCGTTAAAAACCTAACTGACTACGGTGCGTTCATCGACCTAGGCGGTATTGACGGTCTATTGCACATCACGGACATGGCTTGGCGTCGTGTAAACCATCCTTCTGAAGTCATCCAAGTGGGTGATGAGATTGAAGTGAAGGTATTGAAGTTCGACCGTGAGAAGAACCGTGTATCTCTAGGCATGAAACAATTGCAAGAAGATCCATGGACCGATATGGTTGCGCGTTACCCGATTGGTTCTGAAATCATGGGTAAAGTGGCGAACATCACCGACTACGGTGCGTTCATTGAGATCGAAGACGGTATTGAAGGTTTGGTTCACACATCTGAACTGGATTGGACTAACCGTAACATCCACCCATCCAAAGTGGTTCACTTGGGTCAGGAAGTTAAAGTTAAGATTTTGGACGTTGATCAAGAACGTCGTCGTATCTCCTTGTCCATCAAGCAATGTACCGTCAACCCTTGGGAAGCGTTCTCTGCAACCCACGCCAAAGGTGACAAAATCACTGGCAGCATCAAATCGATCACCGATTTCGGTATTTTCATCGGTTTGGATGGCAACATCGACGGTTTGGTTCACTTGACGGATATTTCTTGGTCTCAGTCTGGTGAAGAAGCGGTTCGCGAATTCAAAAAAGGCGACGAGCTTGAAACGGTTATCTTGTCTATCGACCCTGAGCGTGAGCGTATCTCTCTTGGTTTGAAACAACTTGAGCAAGACCCATTCGGTGAATTTGTCGCTGAAAACGGTAAAAACAGCATCGTAACCGGTACGGTTAAATCCGTTGACGAGAAAGGTGCGGTTGTCGACTTGGCAGAAGAAGTGGAAGGTTACCTTCGTGCTTCCGAGCTGGAAGAAGACACGCGTGATGCCAGCTCTGTCTTGAAAGTTGGTGATTCCGTTGAAGCGAAAATCACGAATGTGGATCGTAAGAACCGCAGCGTATCGCTTTCTGTTAAAGCCAAAGCGGCTCAAGAAGAAGCGAATGCCGTCAAGGACTATTCTGCAAACCAACCTCAAGCCCAAAACACTCTGGGTGATTTGCTAAAAGGTCAACTTTCTTCTGAAGAGTAA